Genomic DNA from Deltaproteobacteria bacterium:
CGGTGGACCCGAAAGCTGCCGCCATTGAGCGTTGCGGCGACGGTGTCTGCTAAATCCAAAGCCGGAGCCTGCGCCCGCTCGACCTGGGCGACGGCGCGGCCGGTGCGATCCCACACCGCCACCGCGCTATAACCGTATGCCCGCAGCGGATGGCCGAGCACCTCAGCGACGTGCATCGCCAGGTCGCGCTGCGCGCCTTCGCTTGGCTCTGCCGCCGGCCGCAGCAGCTCGACCACCGAGGGAAAACCGGCGATGACTTCGGCGTCGCCGCGCCGTTCGCCCAGCCAGGCTTCGATCAACTTCACCTGCGCATTGGCCGCCGATGAAAGGTGTTGCTCCCAGTACGCGGTGGTTTCGACCCACTCGCTGGCGGCCAGCCGCCAGACTCCGGCGCCCGCCAGCAGCACCACCGTGAGCACCGCGGCGACTATCGACCAGCCGGGTAACCAGCCACAGGCGGCGGAGCCACCGCCGGAACTGGGCGCGGCCGGTGCCGGCAGATTCGCTTGCGACAGGTTCACACTTCGGTCCGACGGCATAGGCTTATAAGCCGACTGAAGCGTGCTTCAGCGTCGCGGCTGCTTGGGAGCGATCGGCCGGCCCGGGGGCCGGGTGCGCGGCAGGCGCACGCGGAAGCAGCTGCCGCGGCCGGGCTCGCTCTCGACCTCGATCGAGCCGCCGAGCAGAGCCAGCAGCCGTTTGCTCACCGCCAGGCCCAGTCCGCAGCCGCCGTAACGGCGGGTAGGGCTGTCGTCGAGCTGGCGAAAATCCTCGAAGATGCGCGGAATGTCGGCCCCGGCCACGCCGATGCCGGTATCTTGCACCTCCACCACCAGCGCGCCGTTGTCACACGTGGCTAGTATGCGAACCTCACCCGCTTCGGTGAATTTGATGGCATTGTCGAGCAAGTTGCCCAGCACCTCGCGTAGCCGCAGCGGATCGGTGATGGCCTCGATCGGAGCGGCGGGAACCTCGCAGGTCAGTCGCAGGTGCTTGCTGGCCGCCAAGGGGGCGAAACTATCGGCCAGCTCGCGTACCAGCGCCCCGGTGTCGACGGTGCTCAGCTGGAGCGGCAAGGTGTCAATGCGCAGCCGGGCGAGATCGAGGGTCTCGTTGATCAGCCGGGCGAGCTGGCCGGCGTTGCGCCCGATGGCTTCGAACATGCCCCGGGCTGCGGCATCGAGCTGAGCGCCAAGAGTCTCGGCCATGATTTCGGTGTAACCCATGATCACATGCAGGGGGGTGCGCAGCTCGTGGGAAAAGGCCGCCAAGAAGGCGTCCTTCAGGCGATCGGTCTCCGCCAGCTGAGCGTTGAGTTCGCGCAATTGTCGTTCGGCGGCCACCCGCTCGCTCACGTCGCGCTGGATGGAGGAGAAATTCACGATCTGTCCGGCACTGTTGATCACCGGGGCAATGGTCAGCTCGGCATCGTAGAGCCTGCCGTCGCGGCGGCGGTTGATCAGCTCACCGTGCCAGACCTCGCCGCGAGTGATCCTGCGCCACATATCGGCATAGAAGGCCTCGTCTTGCTTGCCCGAGCGCAGCAGCCGCGGCGTTCGGCCGATGGCCTCTTCCGCAGTGTAGCCGGTGATGCGGGTGAACGCCGGGTTGGCGTAGACGATGGTGCCGTCCGGCTCGGTGATCAACACCATTTCTTCGGCCTGCTCGACGGCGGCGGCTACCCGGGCACGCTGAGCTTCGGTGCGCCGCAGCGAGCGCGCCGCGGCAAACTCACGCAGCGCCCGGTCCACTGCTGCCGGCAAGCGGGTGAGGTTGCCTTTGAGCACGTAGTCAGTGGCGCCGGCCTTGATCGATTCGACCGCCAGCTCTTCGCTCAGCGTGCCGCTGACGTAAATGAACGGAATGCGGGCGCCGGCCGCTCGCCAGATTGCTAGCGCCGCCATGCCCGAGAAGCGGGGCAGGGTGTAGTCGCACAGCACCACCTCATGATGGCCCTCGCGCAGCGCCGTCTCAAACGCCTCGGGGCTGTCGACGACGCTTACGCTTACCGCATACTCGTGCCGTAACGCGGCCCGCTCCAACTCGACGTCGGCGACGTCATCTTCGACGAACAGAATTTTGAGCGGTTGGGGCATCAGTATTCCGCGTAGCCACCGAGTTATCGGGCGCGCCTCAACCCGAGCCCGCAAATGCGAGCGAACCTCCCGGTCTTGTGTGCCGCGCCACTTTCAGGTCCGGACAAACACCAAGCCGGAGTCCGTACGATCACTGAGCACGTGCAATAACTCGCTCACGTCGATCGGTTTGTTTAGAAACCCCAGCGCCCCGTGCTTGTAGCTACGCAGCCGATCAGCCACCGAATCGGAGCCGGTGAGCACTATCACCGGGATGTGCCGCAGGTGGCGGTCCTCCCAGACGGTATCGAGCAGCTCCCGCCCGCTCATGCGCGGCAGACCCAGGTCGAGCAGAATGAGATCGACCCGGCGGTCCCCGACTCGGCCCTCGTATTCCTGGCGTTGCAACAATAGCAGCGCGCTTTCCGCATCCGGCACCACGCGCACCGGGTTGAGCAAGCGCGCGCGCTGCAAGGCGTGCATGGTCAGGTCGGCATCGCTCGGATCATCTTCGACGAGCAAGATTAAGCCCGCCGATGGTGGAATACCTTCGCCCTTGCTTGCCTCGGTCTTGGCGGTCATCGTGCCTCCACCCGTTGGGATATGCTGCACATTGTCCACTTTGGTGCTGCATGGCGCAAGACTGATTCTGCCGATGCCGCAGTATCGCCCGCTCGGGCCGAGCCCGCAAGTGGGTATTAAGACCGCAGGGGCAGGCTTGCAGCCTCGGCGCGATCGTGATTGTAAGGGCGTCGTACTATATCTTTTACGTTGGAGGGGCAGTACGCATGGCGAAGAAGACAGCAGTGAAGAAGGCCGCGGCCAAGAAGCCAGCCGCCAAGGTCTGCAAGGCCAAGCCGGCGAGCCGGCCGGGAGCGGCACGCGCGAGCGGATCGAAATACGACCAGCCCGGCGCGCCGTGGTGGAAGAAGCTGATTTGAGCTCGGCGAGTAGGGAGTGCCGGCGGCGCTCCCTACTCCTTCTTCTTGAGCTGATCGCGGTTGGCGTCGATGAACGCCCGCAGCTCGTCGGTTGCGGCCAGCAGCTTGTCCCATTGCTCTTGGTAGAGGGTGACGGGAAAGCGCCCGAGCCCGTATACTGACACCGCGCCTTTATCCGACACTCGGAACGTGAGTGCCCCCGGGCGGCGCGAGGCCTTCAGGGCAGCGTTCTCTGCCCGCAAACGCTCCAATTCCTTCTGCACATCGTCGTCGGCCACGGGATCCTCCTTTATGGCTGCATGGCCGAGCGGTCGTAGTAGAACCGCTCGCGGGTGATTTTGCCGTCTCGCACTTCGTGAATAGCGACCTCGCTGAATTCACTTTGCCGGCCGGTGGCGGCAAAGGTGGCGCGGCAGTCCCATTCGATGACGATGGTGTTGCCATCGACCCAGACGTTGCGGGCTTTCCAGGACGAGTCGCTCACCATCGCGCGCCACATCGCGAATTTCTGCTTAATGGCGTCGATGCCGGTTACGGGCGGCATCCCCGGCTCGATCGACTCGACGTTGTCGGCGTAGAGCGCGAACGAAGCCTCGTCGTTGTGGGTGATGGTGAGGTCGAGAATGCGCTGGGCCAGCTCGCGCACCGGGTTGGGTGCCGGGGCGGCAGGCCGCGGCTTGGCGGCGCGTGCCGCCGACTTGCGCGCGGGTTTGGGTGTGGGCTTGCGCCGCGCCGCCGCTTTGGGCTTGCGCGCTGGTGCCGTCTTCTTCGCGGCTTTCTTCTTGAGCGGTTTCTTGGCCATATCCTCCTCCTAGTTTGCCGCGCTTATAGCACTAACTGCCCTGCCGGCGGAACGAGGGCTGGCGGGCTGAGTTCGCCTGGCGTATGAAGCGGCAGGGGAGACATGGTTATGGCACGCAAACTGGCGATTGCCTTCGATTGGCAAGGCGGCTTCGAGGCCGAAGCGGACGCCGGCGTTCAACGCGTACAGGTCGCCACCGACGACGTGCGCGAGTATGGCAAGATTCTGGAACAGCTGCTCGCCTGATTGTGACATGA
This window encodes:
- a CDS encoding PAS domain S-box protein, giving the protein MPQPLKILFVEDDVADVELERAALRHEYAVSVSVVDSPEAFETALREGHHEVVLCDYTLPRFSGMAALAIWRAAGARIPFIYVSGTLSEELAVESIKAGATDYVLKGNLTRLPAAVDRALREFAAARSLRRTEAQRARVAAAVEQAEEMVLITEPDGTIVYANPAFTRITGYTAEEAIGRTPRLLRSGKQDEAFYADMWRRITRGEVWHGELINRRRDGRLYDAELTIAPVINSAGQIVNFSSIQRDVSERVAAERQLRELNAQLAETDRLKDAFLAAFSHELRTPLHVIMGYTEIMAETLGAQLDAAARGMFEAIGRNAGQLARLINETLDLARLRIDTLPLQLSTVDTGALVRELADSFAPLAASKHLRLTCEVPAAPIEAITDPLRLREVLGNLLDNAIKFTEAGEVRILATCDNGALVVEVQDTGIGVAGADIPRIFEDFRQLDDSPTRRYGGCGLGLAVSKRLLALLGGSIEVESEPGRGSCFRVRLPRTRPPGRPIAPKQPRR
- a CDS encoding response regulator, producing MTAKTEASKGEGIPPSAGLILLVEDDPSDADLTMHALQRARLLNPVRVVPDAESALLLLQRQEYEGRVGDRRVDLILLDLGLPRMSGRELLDTVWEDRHLRHIPVIVLTGSDSVADRLRSYKHGALGFLNKPIDVSELLHVLSDRTDSGLVFVRT
- a CDS encoding nuclear transport factor 2 family protein; this translates as MAKKPLKKKAAKKTAPARKPKAAARRKPTPKPARKSAARAAKPRPAAPAPNPVRELAQRILDLTITHNDEASFALYADNVESIEPGMPPVTGIDAIKQKFAMWRAMVSDSSWKARNVWVDGNTIVIEWDCRATFAATGRQSEFSEVAIHEVRDGKITRERFYYDRSAMQP